A DNA window from Mastomys coucha isolate ucsf_1 unplaced genomic scaffold, UCSF_Mcou_1 pScaffold21, whole genome shotgun sequence contains the following coding sequences:
- the Trpm1 gene encoding transient receptor potential cation channel subfamily M member 1 isoform X3: MYIRVSYDTKPDSLLHLMVKDWQLELPKLLISVHGGLQSFEMQPKLKQVFGKGLIKAAMTTGAWIFTGGVSTGVVSHVGDALKDHSSKSRGRLCAIGIAPWGMVENKEDLVGKDVTRVYQTMSNPLSKLSVLNNSHTHFILADNGTLGKYGAEVKLRRQLEKHISLQKINTRLGQGVPVVGLVVEGGPNVISIVLEYLREDPPVPVVVCDGSGRASDILSFAHKYCDEGGVINESLRDQLLVTIQKTFNYSKSQSHQLFAIIMECMKKKELVTVFRMGSEGQQDVEMAILTALLKGTNASAPDQLSLALAWNRVDIARSQIFVFGPHWPPLGSLAPPVDTKAAEKEKKPPTATTKGRGKGKGKKKGKVKEEVEEETDPRKIELLNWVNALEQAMLDALVLDRVDFVKLLIENGVNMQHFLTIPRLEELYNTRLGPPNTLHLLVRDVKKSNLPPDYHISLIDIGLVLEYLMGGAYRCNYTRKSFRTLYNNLFGPKRVELSRHTVSCASQNDMWFLDVLPHEPTCAECSSLPHLSQSDTTQPLP, encoded by the exons atg TACATCCGAGTCTCCTACGACACCAAGCCAGATTCCCTGCTCCATCTAATGGTGAAGGATTGGCAGCTGGAGCTCCCCAAGCTCTTGATATCTGTGCATGGAGGCCTCCAGAGCTTCGAGATGCAGCCCAAGCTGAAGCAGGTGTTTGGGAAAGGTCTGATCAAGGCTGCCATGACCACAGGGGCATGGATCTTCACCGGGGGTGTGAGCACTG GTGTCGTCAGCCATGTGGGGGATGCCTTGAAAGACCACTCCTCTAAGTCCAGAGGCCGGCTCTGTGCTATAGGAATCGCTCCCTGGGGCATGGTGGAGAATAAGGAAGACCTGGTTGGGAAAGAT GTAACAAGAGTCTACCAGACCATGTCCAACCCTCTGAGCAAGCTCTCCGTGCTCAACAATTCCCACACCCACTTCATCTTGGCTGACAATGGCACCCTGGGCAAGTATGGTGCTGAGGTGAAGCTTCGAAGACAGCTGGAAAAACACATATCCCTGCAGAAGATCAACACAA GACTGGGCCAGGGTGTACCTGTCGTGGGCCTTGTGGTGGAAGGTGGCCCTAACGTGATTTCTATCGTCCTGGAGTATCTCAGAGAAGACCCTCCTGTCCCTGTGGTGGTCTGTGACGGCAGTGGACGCGCCTCTGACATTTTGTCCTTCGCACACAAATACTGCGATGAAGGAGG GGTCATAAACGAGTCCCTGCGGGACCAGCTTCTAGTTACCattcagaaaacatttaattacagCAAGTCCCAGTCGCATCAGCTGTTTGCAATTATCATGGAGtgcatgaagaagaaagaactc GTCACTGTGTTTCGGATGGGTTCTGAGGGTCAGCAAGATGTCGAGATGGCAATTTTAACTGCCTTGCTCAAAG gaACCAACGCGTCGGCTCCAGATCAGCTGAGCTTGGCACTGGCTTGGAATCGTGTCGACATAGCACGAAGCCAGATCTTTGTCTTTGGCCCACACTGGCCG CCTCTGGGAAGCCTGGCCCCTCCTGTGGACACCAAAGCtgcagagaaggagaagaagccacCCACAGCCACCaccaagggaagaggaaaaggaaaaggcaagaagaaaggcaaagtgaaagaggaagtggaggaagaaacgGATCCCCGGAAGATTGAGCTGCTGAACTGg GTGAATGCCCTGGAGCAAGCCATGCTGGATGCCCTTGTCCTAGATCGGGTTGACTTTGTGAAGCTCCTGATTGAAAATGGAGTGAACATGCAGCATTTCCTCACCATCCCGAGACTGGAGGAGCTTTACAACACC AGACTGGGCCCACCAAACACCCTTCATCTGCTGGTGCGGGATGTAAAGAAG AGCAACCTTCCACCTGATTACCACATCAGCCTCATTGATATAGGACTGGTGCTGGAGTACCTCATGGGTGGTGCCTACCGCTGCAACTACACTCGGAAAAGCTTCCGGACTCTCTACAACAACTTGTTTGGCCCTAAGAGGGTAGAGCTCAGCAGACACACAGTGTCCTGTGCCTCCCAGAATGACATGTGGTTCCTTGATGTGCTTCCCCATGAGCCCACTTGTGCAGAATGCAGCTCTTTACCTCACCTGTCCCAAAGTGACACCACCCAGCCTCTGCCCTGA